The following are encoded together in the Kwoniella europaea PYCC6329 chromosome 1, complete sequence genome:
- a CDS encoding OPT family small oligopeptide transporter, producing the protein MSGINQRLSHGSTANPDLEPVPLEEPSTPPSPGEDYKEKERDLEKASNGEDSNSANVAILEKEELTPDKAFTVAVEGDQSPFPEVAACVPNWDDPTLPCNTVRAWILVTVFVILFAGVNQFFGLRYPSLSLGYVVAQLLVHPIGKTWEKLPRWRVPLGRFTFDINPGRWSIKEHSLVAICVNLTGGTAYAMGSLVAITSPVYWNRDYGAGFSFLYLLTTQALGFGLAGLSRRWLVYPAALIWPSSLPSTVLLRALHEKQDHSPANGWTITRYRYFIYLTLGAFVWYWFPDYIWTSLSTFAFITWIAPNNQKVNAIFGMSSGLGLLPISFDWTQITYAFSPASPLTTPFYISCNAFATIVIFYLFLSPILYYSNTWQSAHLPLLSSSTFDNQGKTYNVSRVVNKLTLDFELEKYKEYSPMYVSMSYSLTYGLSFAAVTAVVVYTVLYNGKEIWAKFKDAKHGGEDIHKRLMASYKEVPDWWYGVLTVVILGLGIFTTRYWDTGLPVWGFIVICFGMGVTLIIPEGILEGTTNQRIFLNIITELIAGYIWPGKPIANMMVKMYGYNTVKHGMDFAQDLKLGQYMKIPPRTLFFAQIYSTVLAAAVQTGVLRWMIGHIEDLCSPTNKNRFTCAGAKVVYNASIIWGTIGPQRMFQSGQTYNALMYFFLIGPVVTVLIWLLYRRYPHSWIKYINVPIFFNAAGNIPPATTTQYSLWFIFGFIFNYLIRKRAFDWWKRYNYLTQAAMDTGTALATIIIFFALSYNNITFDWWGNTVGSNTMDTKGTPWLSVPTGTHFGPGPGEF; encoded by the exons ATGTCAGGTATAAATCAACGATTGAGCCATGGTTCAACGGCCAACCCCGATCTTGAGCCGGTTCCGCTTGAGGAACCTtccacaccaccttcaccggGAGAAGACtataaagagaaagagcgAGATTTAGAAAAAGCTTCAAATGGAGAAGATAGCAACTCTGCCAATGTGGCGATTCTAGAGAAAGAGGAACTCACACCTGATAAGGCGTTCACCGTAGCTGTAGAAGGAGATCAATCGCCAT TCCCCGAAGTAGCAGCTTGTGTACCCAACTGGGATGATCCGACATTACCATGTAATA CCGTCCGAGCTTGGATTCTCGTCACGGTTTTCGTCATTCTCTTTGCGGGGGTCAATCAATTCTTTGGATTGagatat ccatccctctctctcgGTTATGTCGTCGCTCAATTATTGGTCCACCCCATCGGAAAGACCTGGGAGAAGCTCCCTCGATGGAGAGTTCCTCTTGGCCGCTTCACTTTCGACATCAATCCCGGAAGATGGTCTATAAAAGAGCACAGTCTCGTTGCGATTTGTGTGAATTTGACAGGTGGAACCGCTTATGCCATGGGATCACTCGTCGCGATAACGAGTCCGGTATATTGGAATCGTGATTACGGAGCTGGATTCTCGTTCTTGTACCTTCTGACCACCCAAGCACTGGGTTTTGGTTTAGCCGGCTTATCTAGACGATGGCTGGTCTATCCTGCTGCCCTCATCTGGCCATCGTCTCTTCCCTCGACCGTGTTATTGAGAGCATTACATGAAAAGCAAGATCATTCACCTGCCAACGGATGGACGATCACCCGATACCGATATTTCATCTATTTGACCCTGGGCGCGTTCGTGTGGTACTGGTTCCCTGACTACATATGGACTTCCTTGAGTACTTTCGCATTTATAACTTGGATTGCACCAAACAATCAAAAAGTCAATGCGATTTTCGGT atgagCTCCGGTCTAGGATTATTACCTATCAGTTTCGACTGGACTCAAATCACCTATGCTTTCTCACCTGCTTCTCCACTTACCACTCCTTTCTACATCTCCTGTAATGCCTTTGCCACCATCGTTATCTTTTACCTGTTCTTATCTCCAATCTTGTACTATTCCAACACCTGGCAGAGTGCACA TCTTCCATTACTGTCAAGTAGTACTTTCGATAATCAAGGCAAAACATACAACGTCTCTAGAGTGGTCAACAAGCTCACCCTCGACTTCGAATTAGAGAAATATAAAGAATATTCCCCGATGTACGTTAGCATGTCGTATTCTCTCACATACGGTCTATCCTTTGCTGCCGTCACGGCCGTAGTGGTATACACCGTGTTGTATAATGGAAAGGAAATTTGGGCAAAATTCAAAGATGCTAAACATGGTGGTGAAGATATACATAAAAGATTGATGGCTTCATATAAAGAAGTTCCAGATTGGTGGTATGGAGTTTTAACTGTTGTTATACTGGGATTGGGTATTTTCACTACTAGATATTGGGATACGGGGCTGCCCGTCTGGGGATTTATAGTGATTTGCTTTGGAATGGGTGTAACTTTGATTATACCTGAAGGTATATTGGAAGGAACTACCAACCAACGTA TCTTCCTGAATATCATTACGGAGTTGATCGCAGGATATATCTGGCCTGGTAAACCCATTGCCAACATGATGGTCAAGATGTACGGGTATAATACCGTCAAACATGGTATGGACTTTGCTCAAGATTTGAAGCTAGGTCAATACATG AAAATCCCTCCTCGAACTCTGTTCTTCGCCCAAATATACTCTACTGTCTTAGCAGCAGCGGTACAAACAGGAG TCCTCCGATGGATGATTGGTCATATCGAGGACCTATGTTCTCCAACCAACAAAAATCGATTTACCTGTGCCGGTGCCAAGGTGGTCTATAACGCCTCGATCATCTGGGGTACTATAGGTCCTCAGAGGATGTTCCAGAGTGGTCAAACGTATAACGCTTTGATgtatttcttcttgattggA CCCGTGGTTACCGTATTGATCTGGTTGTTGTACCGAAGATATCCCCATAGCTGGATCAAATATATCAACGTACCTATTTTCTTTAACGCTGCTGGTAATATCCCTCCTGCAACTACCA CCCAATACTCTTTATGGTTCATCTTCGGATTCATATTCAATTACCTAATTAGGAAAAGAGCATTcgattggtggaagagataCAACT ACCTCACACAAGCAGCCATGGATACTGGTACAGCTCTGGcgacaatcatcatctttttcGCGTTGAGCTACAACAACATCACGTTTGATTGGTGGGGTAATACCGTCGGGTCAAACACGATGGACACGAAGGGTACACCGTGGTTGAGTGTCCCGACGGGGACCCATTTCGGTCCTGGACCAGGTGAATTTTAG